In Bacteroidota bacterium, the genomic window CGCGGAACGACATCGACCGCCTCCTGACCGCGGTCGAAGAGGTGTGGAATTGTTGCGGGTGCGTCCCTGAGACCGTATGTGTACCGGCGAACCACCGCACGAACGAACACTAGACGGAGCCTCCGATGAAAAAACCAAAGCTGCTCATTATCGTTTTCTTTCAGAATCTCAAGGGAGCCGATCCCTATTATGCGCGCACCCCCGCCCCTCCGCTTCCCGGAATTCTCCTGGCCGGGATGGCCCCTTCGACGGTGGAAGTGGAGGTGCTTCACGAGATGGTGCGCCCGATCGATTATTCGACTGATGCCTCTCTTATCGCCCTCAGCTTCCTCGATTACCTGGCGCCTCATGCGTTCGAAGTGGCAGCGCGTTTCCGTGCGATGGGAAAGATCGTGATGGGAGGCGGGAAGTTCGCCTCGACGTTTCCGGATGAGGTCGCTCCCTACTTCGATTCCATCCTTGTCGGAGAGGCGCAGGGAATCTTCCCCCGGATGGTCCAGGATGCGCTCGACGGCACGCTCAGCCGGCGGTACTCTGCGGGTTTGACCCCTTCCCTGGAGGGGATACCTCCGCCGCGGTACGACCTCGTTGAATCGGGGTACTCCGTTCCCATCGTCACCGAGGCATCCCGGGGATGCCCCCATCCGTGCACCTACTGCGCGTTAAACATCAGGCGAACGCCCTACCGGATGAGGCCGATCGCGGATGTCCTCAACGACCTGAAGAACGTGCGCGGCCTTCCCTGGCATAAGCGGAAGATGGCGATGATTCTCGACAATAATCTCGGCGGAGACCTGAGGTACGCGAAGGAGTTATTGCGGGAGGTGGCGAAGCTCGACTTCTGGGCTGTCGGCACGCAATTCAGCATCGAATGCCTCCGGGATGACGAGTTCGTCGATCTTCTCGCGAAGGCCCGATGCAGAATGGCGTTCATCGGAATGGAATCGCTGAACGAACGGAGCCTCGCCGGCGTCGCAAAGCGGCAGAATAAGGTCGGCGAGTACAAGGAGGCGTTCGAAAAGCTCCACCGGCGCGGCATTCTGACCTTCACGGGCCTCATGTTCGCCCTTGATGAGGACACCCGGGAATACTACGAAACGCTCCCCCAGCGCCTTGAAGAGGTTGGGAACGCAGTCATCCTCCCCTCGATTTCAATTCCAATCTACGGGACCCCGTTCTATGATACCGTGGTTGCGGAAGGGAGGCTCATGGATGAGGATCTTTCCCATTATGAAGGGGATCATCTGGTGTTCCGCCACAAGTATCTCACGCCGGAGGAGATCTATCGCGCGTACAAGAGGGTGAACAGGCTCTTTTACTCGTGGAGCAGTATCCTGAGGCGATGGTTCAGAATTATCCGGCTGCAATCCCGCAGAGAGCCGTTCGGCCAGTTCCTCCTGAAGCTCGCGGTCGTGACATTTGTCTATTTCAAGCTCTCGATCTTTCAGCGGCATCACGCGCAAAAGCGGGTGTTCGCGGGTGGCGGCGCGGAGCGTGGGAACGGGAACAAGACGCAGCCTGAAGGCTGCGGCTACCTACCAACTGTCATTCTGAGCGAAACGAAGTGGAGCGAAGAATCTCTGCACCTGAATCAGTGAGATCCTTCGGTACGCTCAGGATCACAAAAGAGCGATCGGGATGAGCATCACTTGACGAGCTTGTACCCTGCCTTTTGCACGGTGAGGAGATGGACCGGCTTTGAGGGATCCGATTCGATCTTTTTGCGGATGGAGAGAATGTAGTTGTCGATCGTCCTCGTCGTGGGGATGGATTCCTCGTCTCCATACTCCCAGACGTCGGTCAGAAGCATGTCCCGCGTGACGACCTCCCCTTCGTGCGCAGCGAAGTACCTCAGGACCTCGAATTCCTTCGTCGACAACTTCACCTCCCGCCTCATCTTCCTGGCCTCCTGCTTCCTGAAGTCGAGCTCCACATCTCCGAACGAGTATTCTTCGATCTCTTTGGAAGGAGTCCCCTTCCTGCGGAGAAGCGTACTGATCCGTGCGAGGAGCACCTTGACGCTGAACGGCTTCGTCATGTAGTCGTCCGCCCCCAATTCCAGCCCCAGGATCTGATCGATTTCTTC contains:
- a CDS encoding radical SAM protein codes for the protein MKKPKLLIIVFFQNLKGADPYYARTPAPPLPGILLAGMAPSTVEVEVLHEMVRPIDYSTDASLIALSFLDYLAPHAFEVAARFRAMGKIVMGGGKFASTFPDEVAPYFDSILVGEAQGIFPRMVQDALDGTLSRRYSAGLTPSLEGIPPPRYDLVESGYSVPIVTEASRGCPHPCTYCALNIRRTPYRMRPIADVLNDLKNVRGLPWHKRKMAMILDNNLGGDLRYAKELLREVAKLDFWAVGTQFSIECLRDDEFVDLLAKARCRMAFIGMESLNERSLAGVAKRQNKVGEYKEAFEKLHRRGILTFTGLMFALDEDTREYYETLPQRLEEVGNAVILPSISIPIYGTPFYDTVVAEGRLMDEDLSHYEGDHLVFRHKYLTPEEIYRAYKRVNRLFYSWSSILRRWFRIIRLQSRREPFGQFLLKLAVVTFVYFKLSIFQRHHAQKRVFAGGGAERGNGNKTQPEGCGYLPTVILSETKWSEESLHLNQ
- a CDS encoding response regulator transcription factor encodes the protein MKRILVIEDDPAILRGLVDSLAEEHYDVLTATDGEKGCLMAKRENIALIILDIMLPKKNGLEVCRDLRGQGMETPILMLTSKKEEIDQILGLELGADDYMTKPFSVKVLLARISTLLRRKGTPSKEIEEYSFGDVELDFRKQEARKMRREVKLSTKEFEVLRYFAAHEGEVVTRDMLLTDVWEYGDEESIPTTRTIDNYILSIRKKIESDPSKPVHLLTVQKAGYKLVK